The region CCGGACACTCGTGAGTCATTGCCACTGAGTTTTGAAAATACTCTTATGTTCGGTTAGATCTGCTTTTATTTGATCAACAATCTTTTGGTTAATAGAACTTGCATTGACTCCAGTGTCATAAACACCTTTAACATCTTTCTGATCATTGATTCTAACTCGGTGTTTTATCAATGGTTTATATACTTCTCCAGGGTTTTTAGTTTTTTCATTCTCATCCAATCTTATTGACTTCTTGTTTTCGGATGCAAATATCTCAAGTGAATTTACCTGTTTGAAATTCTTCTGAACATTCTTGTTCATGTTCCTGCATAATTCTACCGGATGGAATCGGCCAGGAAAATTCAGTGATTCACAAAAGCTAGTTTCGCGAATGatagattttaatttctatcaaGACATACCTTCATCTCCtgcatttcttttcctttcatctGAACTtcgttattgaatttttttgtGATAATTATCTTCATACTGTcccaaaatttttatcaaatcatCTGTTGAGTATCGTTTCTTTATCGATTCTATCCTTAATGTGAATAGATAATCTCATAACAATCAAACCAATTCTTGTGTTTTCAAtagtcttcctctctttttcaaatattaagcgTTCTTTTTTTTAGCGTAATCAACGAACGaacctgaaatatatttgaaattatacacGTATCGTGATGAAGACCAAACTTTATTGctgaaaactttgaaaaatgaaGTCCTCCAATCTTCCCAATTATATTCTTTGTTCTTCAACAGATTTGTTTGATACCACTCCAGTGCTATTTTCTCCAAATACATCTTTAAGCACTTGATTTTCTACTCATAATTTGGATCTTGAATTTTTCCCACTCTGTTTCATAGTTTAACATCCAATCTGTGGCTTTTTGAGTCCCATGAAATTGCTTTAAAGCGAAGTACGTTCCTTCTCTTTTATAATTATCTAGTTTTTATAGAATTTCCAAAAGTCTTTCCATGTCAAAACTAGATTTACTTTcagtctttattttccttttttgagATGATTTCTGATTCTTCTAAGtaagtattttgaaatataaagtttaagtTCGTATCAATGTATGACGTCGCAGTCTCATCATCCATcgtgagtgtgatatatttctatattggcctaccttggttacaCTTTTTGAGGCGTTCTTAACAATTGATGAATTGAATAATCTAGGATGATAACTTCTTGATTGATATTCCAGCGGAAAAAACATAATTCACTTCATCTTTTGGTTTTCTTATAGATTCTACACATTCTATTCTTTCACCTTTTGTGTTTTCGTTTATGGTGATACGGAGAATAATCTTCAACGGCATGGcgtagtgaaaatcgatttgtaataacgtaaatccTTAGGGTAAATCAGACGATCGATTCTGGAAAATCAATAATCGATTTTCCAAGTCCTAAATTACCATTCTTCTCTCGTGATCTAATCTATTCATCAAAATGACTGCCAATAAAACAAAGCAAAAGTAAAAATGTCAGTTGGCAAGTAatttaaattctatagaatttacatatacattttaatatatacatatgttatcTATCATGCATCGACCTATTCTGAATCTTGGTTGTGTTTCTGAGAGTATTTTCTACCTCTCTGcttttttcattagtttttctTCTAACATCATTGCATAAACCTTATACGCAGTGTTCAATAGTAATAACCCTCTGTAGTTATATACTTCATGTTTACTACCATTTTTATTTATGGTTGTTATTTCTCACTTTCTCCAATCTCTTGAGAGGTCTTCTTCATTCCAGATCGTTCTTACTATTTCTTTTAGTTTCCTTCTGGCTTCTCCTGCACCATATATTCATGCTTCATTTTTATCTTGTCTCTGCTTACTGCTTTCCTCTTGTTTATTCTTCCTATTTAATCCTCCATTTCCCTTTCTTCTAATTCTCCTGCATATCCCTTGTTTATCTTATAATAGGTCATTGAAATGTTATTTCCACTCTTCCATCTTTATATGAGCACTTGTcttgcttttcttctttctcttcttattaACATATGCCCATATTTCTGcctttgtttttctttgttcttcttttctttgcataatattttatactcttctttttctgctctttatacttttatactcTTCTTATGTCATACTTGTTTTACTTTTTTAGCCTTCCCAAGACATGTTGTCAGTGCCTTTTCTTTTCCCAGTATTCTGCATCCTACCACTTTAGTCCTCTTGTTCTTCCTCATTTTCGCTCGCATTGCttctattaattctattatGCAATTCAATGAGTGACCGATGATAGCGATGGAACATACGAATCACACATTCGTCTTTTTAATAATTCCCATAGATTTTCTGTGGGTCTGAGGTCGAAGTTTTTTGCACAACAATCTAAAACTAGAAATGTTACAGTTTCTAGCCAATTTTTTATGCTTTTGCGTATATGCTTTAGTTTCCCATCTGGTTTGTTTGAGGATATTTTTAATGAGTATTACTCTAAACGTTAGATATATACTGCACGTTTCAAATTTGCTGCTTCATTTCAACTTGATATGAAGGGAAACCACAagcatatataaatttattaaattataatttattgttttcacTACTTGTTCTGCATTAGCTTCATATTCATagcatttattacaatttatatgaataattttatttcttatgtatAGTGCAGCATCATTACTTATCCAgtgttctattaaaaattcgatAAGAGCTCGTTGAAAGTCAAGCCAAAACTTCACTCCAAGCAAAAGCACCAAGCTAAGATATCGTGGCAGACCTGAGCATTATAAATCGACTTCATTACCCTcttcatttatttgaaattttatttattcatttattttgtagTAACTGATATAAAACGAATATCACGCAGccattatacaaataaatagtaataagagTTAAATAGTTTTCAAGGCATAAGTAATCATATGGAGAGGTAGAGTCACTACCTTCCGGTATCCACTATCCTACTATAATAAGAGTAGCTGTTAAAGGTAGCGAGTGAACTTTTATTATCCAAATGATCTTGTTTCTCGAGTCGTTTGGATAAACGTAGTACTACTGTATAGTcaaaaaatttcttatatttcctcTAACCATGATAATTGTACACATTTTATTTATGACAGCGAATAATGATTTATACAAAAGCTACGATTATTGACTCATCATTTTGTTCATATAAATACTAaaaacttttcttttaaattttctttgtacATACAACTGTATAATTTAGCTTGCTCACCGTGtgcattattatcattattacaatatttagtaaataaaattggCTTCGCgagttataaaaaaaataaaaaaaaaacgatatgtgaaattgttgatttatgaaattttaataaagaaataataaatgttttttaattcaAGAAATGCCATTCCTGTTAAGTAGTTATTTCTAGAgttattccatttatttataattaaatgtttcaattgttTATGAGTGTTTAAGTTACAAAGAAATCAATACGATTGGAAGTAACAGAGTACCATGTGCCCCCTCTGTCATAGCAACATAACATTCTTATTAAGCACCcatagtttataataatatcctGATACTCGTGATTATCGTGATGACTGCCCTATTCCAATCGATTGATTCTTTGACATAGCAACTACCCAAttcactatatatataaaaacagcaagaatatcaataaaaaatggCTCCCTCATTCAGCATTCAatcaagtatataatatatataattataattaagtatAAGTATACTTAAACACCTTTTTACCACCCTGAAAATaagtttatttcaaaattatgaattttaaagttttcatttgtttttttaaaaagaataaaactttGTAACACAtgttataatttgttaatacagtaagttattaatttttcacacaGATATTCTTgtgtgataataataatttgttatccAAATTGCAGTTCAATTGGTGCTGCTATCTTAACAAAACACAACTCATTTTATAGCTTATTTAATCACCTATAACATTCATTCTTAATATTTTCCTCTATCTCCACTCAGTCCCCAGATATATGCCAATAAGTAAGAGAAGAGGctgatttttacaattataccaCTTCTGATTGTGTATTGTTGAAAATAATCTCTTACCTTGAACAGATTCTCATTCTCAATTATCAATAGGAACACATTAAACGATAGGAcaacaatttgaattttttaatgaaatggatataatttaattcgatGTAATTCGACTGGACTAgtgggatatatatatatataagaaataaaagaataaaaatatagttacaATATATTCCAGTAACATCCTCCATTTCAAGTAGTATAAATGCCAATGAAGATGGTTCACAGATGCAAAAGCACAAAGACTGTTGAAAGCCACCCTGATGTATCTGCAAACAAcatattatcaaattattaagttttagttatttatttactccaattattttttttattctctgtaGATCTCatatcaaaaattcaaatatatttaagctcttggttatttaaaatagtagattaaaaatattattttattgtaagtataaatataatatggattagattttgaaatatgtaatattatttctttgatcAGAATTTCACAATTAGATTCTATTGAACAATAAAATCACAAACTTAACCGTTTGCGTCCCAAGCAacgcgatcgcgctgtttagattttgtgtcgaaaggtcccagtacatttgaacgctacggacgactgacggtattctgtatttcattgttatcttctcaataatttttattgaacaaaactgttaggaacatgatacatttacactgtacatgtgaatgtgtgtgtaagcgtcagaggacgtccaggccttagttgggacaaaaaacaagagtcagtcgttagaagtatctggaagagtcggttgacaacaagcgtgcgtgcgaataggatttcgaggtttttagagtttaagatatatgtataactgttgtgtgctaaataaagggaattatttgtatttccgaatcctttctatatctttacaaaaacttgaaatatttataaactatgtcagaaaaataacaaatatgacgagcgttattgcgccgcttgtttctcttcgcaatcgattaagacaagCGTTAGCGCGCTGTTCGCGATTTTTCGACCCCTGAGACTCAAACGGTTAAGACATTTATTGTTGCATGTTGCACAAATCCAAGATAGTTAATCCATTGCCTTGCGATTTAAGTTCCAATAGCGCGTGCTATAACCAACGGCAGTGCACCAAAGTTGTGCAAATCGCACCGTTCTTCTGATGAGTAACGTACAACTGTAGAGGACAGGTATATATGGATGTTTGACCATGagatttattgcaaattatcgtttgttgtcgtaaccgtcgaatttatttaaaataataaattaatgtacagcccATATTCGCTAAGTCgttagtacaaagtataaatcgcaaaataaaatcgcggataAATACTCGTCCCGTAACTCGGTAAATAACTCGTGATAACACTtggatcgctcgttgatacagAAAGATGCTCGTAAATACTCGTAGATACTAAACTGTTTCTGGTTgcgtcggtttatttatacaGGACAATGCAGGGGGGGGGggagtcggaagattcaaattCATCTTTATTCGACAGTTAGTTCCTTGACAACACTTTAGGATGCACTGTcactagaatttattttatcactactaatgtatattttaaaatcatagCAATAACCCGATTTTGactcacataatttataaaattttataccggATCTTGTCCCTCCCAATGGAGTAAATTGTTTGTAGGATAAGCGTCCCTTATAATTCATCAATGATTCATTGGTAACAATGTCCTCTTGCGTTGTATATACTTCTTAtaaatctttgattcaaaaaaAAGGTTTAAAAAAGGTTTTAGtttacataatttatctgtATTGTTAGCCAAATTGCTATCTGCAAAATGCAAACATCTAGTTATTTACAGAAATCTTTTGAATGACATCGTTTTTCTGAAAATTGGAGTTTCTATGACTGCTCTCTTAGATCAATTTATTTGTATTGTTGGTTTCTTAACTTCAgtcattattatacatagtgcaAAATATACTTTGATCCCACCACAGTTTACAGGAAACCAAGTTTCGTCTAgttttagttttttattttcattgttcattatttgATTTGCATATCGATtcatttccataacaatattttcccaaaatatattatcaaatattatattaaaaacatctacttcttttttgttttcacctaACTTACTCAAAGTTGCCACTTTTATACCACAAATCTCTGTATAGTTTCAAATTTTTGGTACATTAGTTTCTTCTTTCCAAATCCATAGCTCTAGTTGTTGATGATTACTGTGATCTTCGTCGTCGGTATCATCTTCGATAACCAGTCGCTTACAACGTTCTCGTACAGAAAGTGAAATATCACTACTGTCACTAtcactatttaaaatatctattaaatcACTTTTTGCGATGTTAGCAGAACTTTCAATGTCCTCAACAACGCTTAACATTCTTTTTGAAGTTATTTTTAGGGGTacctttctaatatttttcaagaaaatatactgCACCTCCGAATGCGGACAAGAAAAAAAAGCATTTGTCGCATGTATCCcaacaaatatacaaagttTCACGTACAAAGTGCacgtgttgtttatgtttggcCCGAAGGATATACCACGTCTCTAACACGACGTTGTAGGTTAAAAGCTTAATGATACAATAAGGTTAATTGAAAAtacttataaactgtaaacaacaATGTGATATTGTAAATagttataatgtaaatatttttaaatgtcagaaaatgttaataaatcatgccaaaatttcaaaatttttatttttcctattaaattGGAATTGCATCACTGATTAAGCTTTATGCTATAACaattaaagtttcaaaaataaaatagaatcataaaataattacttcttTACTCATAATGCATTACTACaataatcttattttattaactgaataatgcttaataaatattattaagaaaaatgaaatttatgagaGTACTGTGTATGTTTTATTAACTTTCCTTTGACATTGCACTTTTTAACAatcaacatatatatttataaattaattaaagatttaatttctgttatttttgcTTCAAAGGTGGAATATACTTACGAAGACAAACTCAAGGAAAACAACTCAACAGCTTTCACTAAGCTATGTTTTGTTACAAGTTGAGGTAATTGTTTACATCTTTGTGGCAACAGCAGAGAATGACAGTATTCAATCGGACTAGCATTAATTGCAATTATATCATCTTTGtctgtattatttaaattcattatttgTTCTTCTGACACAAGTTTTGTAAAGTTAAAATCTTTCTCATTGAAAGGTTGgttcattgaaataatattttctggaGATCTTCTTTTATAACCGCGATCAATATTTagctaaaattaataaaaatggtcagtattaaatattaaaaaaagtaaatattatttattataagattaccaataataaagaaaatttatataatgattAAAACAAGTTTGTATGGTATGTTTTGTCACAGGACAATATATAATTGGATTGTtcatataaaacttttataaaaatttgaatcattaaatattttagacaTTTAATGCCTGTGtctaatgaatataaaatatcagtATATATAAGAATCAATCTAATATAAATTACTATTTTATCTTCATCAgtataatatcaattattttttagatgagaaaaatagttgaaatttgatataagaTGTTTTTTTTTGGTAAACTATTATATGGCACACCATTACATAAATTCGGTTGTAGGACTCTTTTGAAGGGAGTTTAACCAAGGAATACTCATCATGTCagaaaatggcaatattttgtgttatggcGATTCAtatcagtaataaaattaaaaaataaaaccgtcatttcattacaacttaattctatattataacagccacacATACTCTGTATTTGGCCATTATACTTCATCGCTTACTTTTTGTGATACATTTTAGGTACAcaattttcaaagttttcaaagaaggcacaacagctaactggttaatcaGCAATTGTATACTCCAATAAATGTACTGTGGCACGCAATATgatttttctcaaatattaaGTTTTCTGAATGTGAGGTTGGTGGTAGCCAAAACTTTCATCATTGAACTCCTCTACTTACAAGTTTTCTAACAATATATCATGCATTCTATGGACATTAAAGTACTGAATACTAcagtatttcaaatttatttactatgcagaaaaaacaatattacatttatgtttcctttataaatgttatatttatgattgtatatataaaatgctaTTTATCATAAGAATAAGGTaagaagagaagaaacatttatgtcaaaatagaataaaaactagaatagaataaaaaatagaataaaaaaatattgaaaaacagacattatatgtatacagaagAATTGAATCCTGAATCTTAGCATAGGACTTTAACGGATTACCATCATACTATCGCATTGTTTGTTAAATACCACAGTTGAATCACATTTTAGCgtagtaataaaatttcaatcactaatgtttcaaaaaatattggATCTTTGCCCTTATAATGGAATACTTTTGCAGAGTGAGGATCTTCCCATATGCAGAATTTTAACTAAATCAGTAATACAAATGTCTTGCAGTTCCCttgttatttgttaattatgaatttacatatatatgaatcgatataattatttttttcttttcattgtgTTAAATAGTTACATTAACTAAGTCATACTAGAGTAACTTAACACATTAGCACCATGACTCACATATATGTCATTTGGATTCCTCTGCTAGAACCTGAATGATATATATAGATGAGTTTCTAAATGCTCTGATGCCAATGTGTTAAAGGATTATAAGTTCTTTGAAATACAATTGGGGAGAGAGACATTACAATTCTCACaatcataaatcataaaacattaaataatttcagttcactaatacatataaattcctaaaagtataatacattgattaataaataaacaatcctGATATTGTCTTGgcaatataataacaaatatgataTATTCATTGCTACTTctttaactgttattttatatatgattttgcactataaaattaatttatataattttattcttataaaaattcctagaataaacaatattatctatattatattattagatataattatagttacataatatttatttcatttttatttttgtaaattgtcactgattttgtaaatatttttgttttgtctgcttatttttattttataagttatcAACAAACTGTACTTGTAAGTATTAAAACTAAGAGATAAGCATACGTAACAAGATTTATAGGTATTAATGACATTAATACAcaaaacatatttgtaattattaaaatttgaaccAGAAAATTATcttacgaatatttatgcaagggATGGTAAAATTAAAGCATACATTTACAAATATGACAAGTGAACAATAAAaacatgtgaaatattttatcctgtaaattactatattacttaaacaaaattgtaacaactaaaaaatatttaaaaataaattaaacaaatatttattataattaattatttaataacattaccTGGACTAAAAAGTGATATTTGCCTTCCAATATTTTCCAATCTTGAATGTTtaatatataacgaaacactccATTCTTCTGGGCTTCCATCCACTTTTCTTTTAAAACCAAATCAAAATTAGATTCCTcatcttttttaatatcttcactAGAAACACAATTCGCTTCAGTAGAAGAATTGTAGGACATGACTGTGTCGGATTTTGTTatgtagatttaaataatatgaaatcatTTAGCACAACTAACCACACCTACTTTAGGTATAAACTATGTGGTGATCGAAACATAACCTAGTTAATAgtctatgtaatatatatatatatatacatatgtatgtatgtacttcTCCATAGATTTCCTGCGAAATTAAATGATACTGacacgataaaaatattataatacagtGAGTTAGAATATGCAATAGTGAATACAATACATGTAAAACGAATTTATACCAT is a window of Bombus terrestris chromosome 17, iyBomTerr1.2, whole genome shotgun sequence DNA encoding:
- the LOC100645275 gene encoding GDP-D-glucose phosphorylase 1 isoform X4, coding for MSYNSSTEANCVSSEDIKKDEESNFDLVLKEKWMEAQKNGVFRYILNIQDWKILEGKYHFLVQLNIDRGYKRRSPENIISMNQPFNEKDFNFTKLVSEEQIMNLNNTDKDDIIAINASPIEYCHSLLLPQRCKQLPQLVTKHSLVKAVELFSLSLSSYIRVAFNSLCAFASVNHLHWHLYYLKWRMLLEYIGELIINAEMEDLQNYIMMDAVPPSWTKRVYSSKLGLNSWFTDMLYRINELSDWTADFKFMKLIIESVANFDAWNSTQTGKINIAKLNERQNKASFNAHDCCYP
- the LOC100645275 gene encoding GDP-D-glucose phosphorylase 1 isoform X1, whose amino-acid sequence is MSYNSSTEANCVSSEDIKKDEESNFDLVLKEKWMEAQKNGVFRYILNIQDWKILEGKYHFLVQLNIDRGYKRRSPENIISMNQPFNEKDFNFTKLVSEEQIMNLNNTDKDDIIAINASPIEYCHSLLLPQRCKQLPQLVTKHSLVKAVELFSLSLSSYIRVAFNSLCAFASVNHLHWHLYYLKWRMLLEYIDLEEYAGPIQILGNYPAKGFCIKYSNVQNMDDFVNWAFLIINYLQNNQIAHNIYITRGKSNIKENKEEYRDVRIYIWARKSSQGAKDIHAFNLAACELFGHLSIKSKEAYENVTEEYVTRALREATEETFSSVAAKIKALVESQINAVAVQKQTV
- the LOC100645275 gene encoding GDP-D-glucose phosphorylase 1 isoform X2, producing MFRSPHSLYLNEDIKKDEESNFDLVLKEKWMEAQKNGVFRYILNIQDWKILEGKYHFLVQLNIDRGYKRRSPENIISMNQPFNEKDFNFTKLVSEEQIMNLNNTDKDDIIAINASPIEYCHSLLLPQRCKQLPQLVTKHSLVKAVELFSLSLSSYIRVAFNSLCAFASVNHLHWHLYYLKWRMLLEYIDLEEYAGPIQILGNYPAKGFCIKYSNVQNMDDFVNWAFLIINYLQNNQIAHNIYITRGKSNIKENKEEYRDVRIYIWARKSSQGAKDIHAFNLAACELFGHLSIKSKEAYENVTEEYVTRALREATEETFSSVAAKIKALVESQINAVAVQKQTV
- the LOC100645275 gene encoding GDP-D-glucose phosphorylase 1 isoform X5 encodes the protein MSYNSSTEANCVSSEDIKKDEESNFDLVLKEKWMEAQKNGVFRYILNIQDWKILEGKYHFLVQLNIDRGYKRRSPENIISMNQPFNEKDFNFTKLVSEEQIMNLNNTDKDDIIAINASPIEYCHSLLLPQRCKQLPQLVTKHSLVKAVELFSLSLSSYIRVAFNSLCAFASVNHLHWHLYYLKWRMLLEYIIQVGIGLGAVLKQPRDNGILQPIAYFSRKLKLTESKKKAFHLECLVIKEAILYWQHCLIGRNFTVLSFSLIIFEALLFMIINNYLHKS
- the LOC100645275 gene encoding GDP-D-glucose phosphorylase 1 isoform X3, with translation MEAQKNGVFRYILNIQDWKILEGKYHFLVQLNIDRGYKRRSPENIISMNQPFNEKDFNFTKLVSEEQIMNLNNTDKDDIIAINASPIEYCHSLLLPQRCKQLPQLVTKHSLVKAVELFSLSLSSYIRVAFNSLCAFASVNHLHWHLYYLKWRMLLEYIDLEEYAGPIQILGNYPAKGFCIKYSNVQNMDDFVNWAFLIINYLQNNQIAHNIYITRGKSNIKENKEEYRDVRIYIWARKSSQGAKDIHAFNLAACELFGHLSIKSKEAYENVTEEYVTRALREATEETFSSVAAKIKALVESQINAVAVQKQTV